The following proteins are encoded in a genomic region of Oncorhynchus masou masou isolate Uvic2021 chromosome 32, UVic_Omas_1.1, whole genome shotgun sequence:
- the LOC135526749 gene encoding solute carrier family 25 member 48-like isoform X1 translates to MNWFHLDDFLAGWIGGASSVIVGHPLDTVKTRLQAGKGYKNTLHCVLQIYRKETVAGFFKGLSFPLASITVYNSVVFGFFNNTQRVISKFRHGDERQPCGMLDMTLASMLTGLMSVGLGAPVDLVKIRLQMQTLPCLAENLNLAGTTGNVNGNIAVRSMTLQGQPTYRGPIHCISSILRTEGIRGLYRGAGAMVLRDVPGYTLYFIPYALFRRWLSSEGRSSPHPCSIWVSGGLAGSISWVTATPADVVKSRLQADALHARKYRGIVHCIIQSYKTEGIHVFFRGASVNAIRGFPMSATMFLGYELSLQFFRGL, encoded by the exons ATGAATTGGTTTCATTTAGATGACTTCCTTGCAGGGTGGATTGGAG GAGCTTCCAGTGTTATTGTTGGTCATCCGCTGGACACAGTCAAG ACCCGTTTACAAGCTGGGAAAGGATACAAGAACACCCTTCACTGTGTCCTCCAAATCTACAGAAAGGAAACT GTGGCTGGCTTCTTCAAGGGTCTCTCCTTCCCGCTGGCCAGCATCACCGTGTATAACTCAGTGGTGTTTGGGTTCTTCAACAACACACAGAGGGTTATTAGCAAGTTCCGCCATGGTGACGAGAGGCAGCCGTGTGGCATGCTGGACATGACCCTGGCCAGCATGTTGACAGGGCTGATGTCAGTGGGACTCGGAGCGCCGGTCGACTTAGTTAAGATCAGACTGCAGATGCAGACTCTTCCCTGTTTAGCAG AGAACCTGAACCTCGCCGGGACGACCGGAAACGTGAACGGTAACATCGCCGTGCGCTCCATGACTCTCCAGGGCCAGCCGACCTACAGAGGGCCCATCCACTGCATCAGTTCCATACTGCGGACTGAGGGGATCCGGGGGCTTTACAGAGGAGCCGGGGCCATGGTCCTGAGAGACGTCCCTGGGTACACGCTGTACTTCATCCCCTACGCGTTGTTCCGCCGCTGGCTATCCTCTGAAGGGAGGTCATCACCTCATCCCTGTTCTATATGGGTGTCTGGAGGACTGGCAG GTTCTATCTCGTGGGTCACTGCTACCCCAGCTGACGTGGTGAAGAGCAGACTACAGGCTGACGCTCTCCACGCAAGGAAATACAGAGGGATTGTCCACTGCATCATCCAGAGCTACAAGACCGAGGGGATACAT gtcttCTTCCGCGGAGCCTCAGTGAACGCTATCCGAGGCTTCCCAATGAGTGCCACCATGTTTCTGGGCTATGAACTCTCTCTGCAGTTCTTCAGGGGTCTCTAG
- the LOC135526749 gene encoding solute carrier family 25 member 48-like isoform X2, with product MNWFHLDDFLAGWIGGASSVIVGHPLDTVKTRLQAGKGYKNTLHCVLQIYRKETVAGFFKGLSFPLASITVYNSVVFGFFNNTQRVISKFRHGDERQPCGMLDMTLASMLTGLMSVGLGAPVDLVKIRLQMQTLPCLAENLNLAGTTGNVNGNIAVRSMTLQGQPTYRGPIHCISSILRTEGIRGLYRGAGAMVLRDVPGYTLYFIPYALFRRWLSSEGRSSPHPCSIWVSGGLAGNWKVLSRGSLLPQLTW from the exons ATGAATTGGTTTCATTTAGATGACTTCCTTGCAGGGTGGATTGGAG GAGCTTCCAGTGTTATTGTTGGTCATCCGCTGGACACAGTCAAG ACCCGTTTACAAGCTGGGAAAGGATACAAGAACACCCTTCACTGTGTCCTCCAAATCTACAGAAAGGAAACT GTGGCTGGCTTCTTCAAGGGTCTCTCCTTCCCGCTGGCCAGCATCACCGTGTATAACTCAGTGGTGTTTGGGTTCTTCAACAACACACAGAGGGTTATTAGCAAGTTCCGCCATGGTGACGAGAGGCAGCCGTGTGGCATGCTGGACATGACCCTGGCCAGCATGTTGACAGGGCTGATGTCAGTGGGACTCGGAGCGCCGGTCGACTTAGTTAAGATCAGACTGCAGATGCAGACTCTTCCCTGTTTAGCAG AGAACCTGAACCTCGCCGGGACGACCGGAAACGTGAACGGTAACATCGCCGTGCGCTCCATGACTCTCCAGGGCCAGCCGACCTACAGAGGGCCCATCCACTGCATCAGTTCCATACTGCGGACTGAGGGGATCCGGGGGCTTTACAGAGGAGCCGGGGCCATGGTCCTGAGAGACGTCCCTGGGTACACGCTGTACTTCATCCCCTACGCGTTGTTCCGCCGCTGGCTATCCTCTGAAGGGAGGTCATCACCTCATCCCTGTTCTATATGGGTGTCTGGAGGACTGGCAGGTAACTGGAAG GTTCTATCTCGTGGGTCACTGCTACCCCAGCTGACGTGGTGA